A single Tenacibaculum sp. Bg11-29 DNA region contains:
- a CDS encoding glutaminase, whose amino-acid sequence MNHKEVIQEVFKKISDIKDEGKLASYIPELANIDATKFGVHISTTSSLKHGLGNFQEKFSIQSISKVLSLCFAYKILGEAIWDRLGVEPSGTAFNSLVQLENDNGIPRNPFINAGAIVISDILISNLSNPKEDLLAFIRSLSGNNDINYSAKIAASEKSVGYRNIALCNFIKSFGNIKNEPTKVLDFYFDLCSLELSCEHLSDLFLFLANNGKAPHNNNQILTKSQSKRINALMQTCGFYDESGEFAFKVGLAGKSGVGGGIIAILPNQYSIAVWSPKLNEKGNSYKGMNFLENFTTLSEQSIF is encoded by the coding sequence ATGAATCATAAGGAAGTAATTCAGGAAGTTTTTAAGAAAATAAGTGACATTAAAGACGAAGGAAAACTGGCTTCTTACATACCTGAATTAGCGAACATAGATGCTACTAAATTCGGTGTTCATATTTCTACAACCTCATCTTTAAAACATGGCTTAGGAAATTTTCAAGAAAAATTCTCAATCCAGAGTATCTCTAAAGTACTATCACTTTGCTTCGCTTATAAAATACTTGGTGAAGCGATATGGGACAGACTTGGTGTTGAACCTTCTGGTACTGCATTTAATTCCCTTGTACAGCTAGAAAATGATAATGGAATACCAAGAAATCCTTTTATAAACGCAGGTGCAATTGTAATTTCAGATATCCTTATCAGTAATTTAAGCAATCCTAAAGAAGATTTATTGGCATTTATTAGAAGTCTTTCTGGTAACAACGATATTAACTATTCAGCAAAAATAGCTGCTTCAGAAAAATCTGTAGGTTACAGAAATATTGCACTTTGTAATTTTATTAAATCTTTCGGAAACATAAAAAACGAGCCCACTAAAGTGCTTGATTTTTATTTTGACCTATGTTCTTTAGAACTAAGTTGCGAACATCTTTCTGATTTGTTTTTATTTTTAGCCAACAATGGTAAAGCACCGCATAACAACAATCAGATATTAACAAAAAGCCAATCGAAAAGAATTAATGCATTAATGCAAACTTGTGGTTTTTATGATGAGTCTGGTGAATTTGCTTTTAAAGTAGGACTAGCAGGTAAAAGTGGCGTTGGTGGCGGTATTATTGCCATACTACCAAACCAATATAGTATTGCGGTTTGGAGCCCTAAATTAAATGAAAAAGGGAATTCTTATAAAGGAATGAATTTTTTAGAGAATTTTACAACACTGTCGGAACAGTCTATTTTTTAG
- a CDS encoding DNA cytosine methyltransferase — MLLKEKISIENFEDKKFKIKLIEADKDTEAAFTHYLHNHRNGVSQFYKPDAIEHVKNLFEYKFPEQKTSNLVAEEALQYLIFQQEKVPFTAPKNPDFKFIDLFAGIGGFRLALQNLKGKCVFTSEWDKYSKQTYKANFGETPFGDITKKATKDYIPDGFDVLCAGFPCQAFSIAGKRGGFEDTRGTLFFDVAEIIKKKKPKAIFLENVKGLRSHDKGKTLATILNVLREDLGYFVPEPQVMNAKKFGVPQNRERIFIVGFRKDLNITQFEYPEPINKTTTLENILETKTVSVKYYLSETYLNTLRNHKARHASKGNGFGYEIIPNNGTANAVLCGGMGRERNLVYDFRLKDFTPITHIKGDVNREGIRKMTPREWARLQGFPDSYKIVVSDAQAYKQFGNSVAVPAIQATAKKIIEKLKAL, encoded by the coding sequence GTGCTGCTAAAAGAAAAAATATCGATTGAAAATTTTGAAGATAAAAAATTCAAAATAAAACTTATAGAAGCTGATAAAGATACAGAAGCTGCTTTTACACACTATTTGCATAACCATAGAAATGGGGTTTCTCAATTCTACAAACCTGATGCAATAGAGCACGTTAAAAATTTATTTGAATATAAATTTCCTGAACAAAAAACATCAAATTTAGTTGCAGAAGAAGCATTACAATATTTAATTTTTCAACAAGAAAAAGTCCCTTTTACAGCTCCTAAAAACCCTGATTTCAAATTCATTGACCTATTTGCAGGAATTGGTGGATTTAGATTAGCCTTACAAAACTTAAAAGGAAAATGTGTTTTTACAAGCGAATGGGATAAGTATTCAAAACAGACTTATAAGGCTAATTTTGGAGAAACACCATTTGGAGATATAACAAAAAAAGCAACTAAAGATTATATTCCAGACGGGTTTGATGTTTTATGCGCTGGATTCCCTTGTCAAGCATTTTCTATTGCAGGAAAACGAGGAGGATTTGAAGACACTAGAGGAACTTTATTTTTTGATGTTGCTGAAATCATTAAAAAGAAAAAACCTAAAGCTATTTTTCTAGAAAATGTAAAAGGCTTAAGAAGCCATGATAAAGGAAAAACTTTAGCTACAATATTAAATGTTTTACGAGAAGATTTGGGGTATTTTGTACCAGAACCGCAAGTAATGAATGCGAAAAAATTTGGAGTTCCACAAAACAGAGAACGAATATTTATTGTTGGATTTAGAAAAGATTTAAACATTACCCAATTCGAATACCCAGAACCAATAAATAAAACAACAACTCTTGAAAATATTTTAGAAACTAAAACTGTTTCTGTAAAATATTATTTGTCTGAAACTTATTTAAATACATTAAGAAATCATAAAGCAAGACATGCTAGTAAAGGAAACGGGTTTGGCTATGAAATTATTCCAAATAATGGAACTGCAAATGCAGTTCTATGTGGAGGGATGGGAAGGGAAAGAAACTTAGTTTATGATTTTAGGTTAAAAGATTTCACACCAATAACTCATATAAAAGGAGATGTTAATCGAGAAGGTATTCGAAAAATGACACCTAGAGAATGGGCTAGATTACAAGGGTTTCCTGACAGTTATAAGATTGTAGTTTCAGATGCGCAAGCATACAAACAATTTGGAAACTCTGTTGCGGTTCCAGCTATTCAAGCAACTGCAAAAAAAATCATAGAAAAACTTAAGGCTTTATGA
- a CDS encoding HpaII family restriction endonuclease, with amino-acid sequence MITGNKGEWSEVYTLFKLLGDKQLFLGNKEIEKLEGIVYPILRVLRTEKNDDFEYSIQDEIILISGREEVLKIAITEFKEKAKILLEKIKASKERTFSVPEIEKFMQSINCISLKASSTVKTDITIVIHDQRTNQQPTLGFSIKSQLGSPSTLLNAGKTTNFIFKISNLKLSKLEINKINSIDSRSKIIDRINFVLNSNGQFNFVKTERQIFSNNLILIDSKLPEILSQIIYEFYSSSKSSVTDLTHRTADKNPLFFDVSNEHKFYEYKVKRFLTDVALGMMPSKVWTGQYDATGGYLVVKEDGDILCYHIYNKNEFENYLFNNTKLDTASSSRHDFGSIYEENGELYFKLNLQIRFIK; translated from the coding sequence ATGATTACGGGAAATAAAGGAGAATGGAGTGAAGTTTACACTCTTTTTAAATTACTTGGAGATAAACAGTTATTTCTTGGAAATAAAGAAATTGAAAAACTAGAAGGAATTGTTTACCCGATTTTACGTGTTTTAAGAACAGAAAAAAATGATGATTTTGAGTATTCAATTCAAGATGAAATCATACTTATTTCTGGAAGGGAAGAAGTTCTAAAAATTGCAATTACAGAATTTAAAGAAAAGGCAAAAATTTTACTTGAAAAAATAAAAGCTAGCAAAGAGAGAACTTTTTCAGTTCCCGAGATTGAAAAATTTATGCAATCTATTAATTGCATTTCTTTAAAAGCCAGTTCAACTGTAAAAACAGATATTACAATTGTTATTCACGACCAAAGAACAAATCAACAACCAACTTTAGGGTTTAGTATAAAATCACAATTAGGAAGTCCTTCGACTCTCCTCAACGCAGGAAAAACAACCAACTTTATTTTTAAAATCTCAAATTTAAAATTAAGTAAATTAGAAATTAATAAGATAAATTCTATTGATTCTAGAAGTAAAATAATAGATAGAATTAATTTCGTTTTAAACTCAAATGGGCAATTTAATTTTGTAAAAACTGAAAGACAAATATTTTCAAACAATTTGATTCTTATCGACAGTAAATTACCCGAAATATTATCTCAAATTATTTATGAATTTTATTCTAGCAGTAAATCAAGTGTTACTGATTTAACTCATAGAACAGCTGATAAAAATCCTTTATTTTTTGATGTTTCTAACGAACATAAATTCTACGAATACAAAGTCAAACGTTTTTTAACTGATGTTGCTTTAGGAATGATGCCTTCTAAAGTATGGACTGGACAATATGATGCTACTGGTGGATACCTCGTTGTAAAAGAAGATGGAGACATCTTATGCTACCATATTTACAACAAAAACGAATTTGAAAATTACTTATTCAATAACACAAAACTAGATACAGCTAGCTCTAGCAGACATGATTTTGGTTCTATTTACGAAGAAAATGGAGAGTTATATTTTAAACTTAATTTACAGATTAGATTCATAAAATAG
- a CDS encoding YceI family protein: MDKIKKGMLLLTVFATVIIVSGYTKTADTDKKNETTAKLYNKQHSTINMFVTHGHCSTPFTGVVDDLKVDYPIRLDLGNPLENMHISFEVNPNSFRVCRGDKDDLTARIKTPGVFVGENDERITFKSTNVYTMGIDWYQVNGIMSIKGVEKEMKLFATGIRNPKEQVASSLVLQGQINLFDWGIDYDKIVNGKLDTVPTKLLYINMKVELETLF, translated from the coding sequence ATGGATAAAATAAAAAAAGGTATGCTGTTGTTAACCGTATTTGCTACGGTAATTATTGTAAGTGGTTACACTAAAACTGCAGATACTGATAAAAAAAACGAAACAACAGCGAAGTTATATAATAAGCAGCATAGCACTATTAATATGTTTGTAACTCACGGACATTGTAGTACTCCTTTTACCGGTGTAGTAGACGATTTAAAAGTAGATTACCCAATACGATTAGATTTAGGAAATCCACTAGAAAACATGCATATTTCATTTGAGGTAAATCCTAATTCATTTAGAGTATGTAGAGGAGATAAAGATGATTTAACAGCAAGAATTAAAACACCAGGAGTGTTTGTTGGAGAGAATGATGAAAGAATCACCTTTAAATCTACTAATGTTTATACTATGGGAATCGACTGGTATCAAGTTAATGGAATTATGTCGATAAAAGGAGTTGAAAAAGAAATGAAGTTATTCGCTACAGGAATTAGAAATCCAAAAGAACAAGTAGCAAGTTCGTTAGTTTTACAAGGTCAGATAAATTTATTTGATTGGGGAATTGATTATGATAAGATTGTTAACGGAAAGTTAGATACTGTACCAACTAAACTATTGTATATAAATATGAAAGTTGAATTAGAAACTCTTTTCTAG